A genomic region of Salvelinus namaycush isolate Seneca chromosome 7, SaNama_1.0, whole genome shotgun sequence contains the following coding sequences:
- the LOC120051120 gene encoding leucine zipper transcription factor-like protein 1 codes for MAEFGFNEHHQNEAINYMRFARSKRAIRLKTIDSCFEDLKDSRLVDETFTVDEVRDMLDGLQLVVRGEVETELINMAHTNVLLLRQLFSQAEKFYLRLQTDISELENRELLEQVAEFEKTEFKNQNKTNQEISRPKLSPLNEGGVSELLNKEISRLQEEKDKLKGRLRTLETQAMGALDEKTKAERALKDLQKVQGEQKMATRSQEITSLEDTMAALQEDYQKSLSVNAASQRDLQDNLVSAKHDLLRVQEQLALAEKELDRKFQQTSAYRNMKEILTKKNEQIKDIRKRLSKYESDE; via the exons GCTGAGTTTGGTTTCAATGAACACCATCAGAATGAGGCGATCAACTACATGCGCTTTGCACGCTCCAAGAGGGCCATCAGACTCAAGACCATTGACTCCTGCTTTGAGGACCTCAAAGACAGCAG GCTAGTGGACGAGACCTTCACGGTGGACGAGGTGCGGGACATGCTGGACGGGCTGCAGCTAGTGGTGCGAGGAGAGGTGGAGACGGAGCTCATCAACATGGCCCACACCAACGTGCTGCTGCTCCGGCAGCTCTTCTCTCAGGCCGAGAAGTTCTACCTCCGTCTGCAGACTGACATCTCGGAGCTGGAGAACAG AGAGTTGTTAGAGCAAGTGGCTGAGTTTGAGAAGACTGAATTTAAAAACCAAAATAAG ACTAACCAGGAAATTAGCAGGCCCAAGTTATCACCCCTGAATGAAGGTGGGGTATCTGAACTTCTCAACAAG GAGATATCCAGGCTACAAGAGGAAAAGGATAAGCTCAAGGGCAGGCTCCGAACTTTGGAAACCCAG GCCATGGGTGCATTGGATGAGAAGACAAAGGCGGAGAGGGCTCTCAAAGACCTGCAGAAGGTCCAGGGGGAACAGAAG ATGGCCACTCGTTCTCAGGAGATCACTAGTCTTGAGGACACGATGGCAGCGCTGCAGGAGGACTACCAGAAGTCCCTGAGTGTCAACGCTGCCTCTCAGAGAGACCTGCAGGACAACCTGGTCTCTGCCAAACACGACCTGCTCAGGGTACAAGAACAGCTGGCCCTAGCAGAGAAG GAGCTGGATAGGAAGTTCCAGCAGACGTCTGCCTACCGCAACATGAAGGAGATTCTCACCAAGAAGAACGAGCAGATCAAGGACATCAGGAAACGCCTTTCAAA ATACGAGTCAGATGAATGA